In Devosia chinhatensis, the following are encoded in one genomic region:
- a CDS encoding carbohydrate ABC transporter permease codes for MAAASKKRRPAVSPVQWASLVLVAIFVIVPFYTTALGGFKEIGELRVNPFGFPQSWDPIRFIEILGGPRYFSSLMNSFLIAAGTVVLSTLVASMTAFALAHIKFFGSRFLMGYLMLGLLFPSATGILPLFIKMRDLGMLDSHWGIIIVQVAFSVSFAVLLFHNFFKELPKELVDAARMDNCGYIRIYWYVTLPLCLPIIATVGVFNFVGSWNSFLLPLIVLNSEAKYTWPLGIMQFQGQYGSDWPRILAYLTLSILPAIAFFLAAQRFVISGLTGGAVKG; via the coding sequence ATGGCCGCCGCTTCCAAGAAACGCCGTCCCGCCGTCTCGCCCGTCCAGTGGGCAAGCCTTGTTCTTGTGGCGATTTTCGTAATCGTACCGTTCTATACGACCGCTCTCGGCGGCTTCAAAGAGATCGGCGAATTGCGGGTGAACCCGTTTGGCTTCCCGCAGAGCTGGGATCCGATTCGATTCATCGAAATCCTGGGTGGCCCTAGATACTTCTCCTCGCTGATGAACTCGTTCCTTATCGCGGCGGGCACTGTCGTCCTGTCCACGCTGGTCGCCTCGATGACCGCCTTTGCCTTGGCTCATATCAAGTTCTTCGGCAGCCGCTTCCTGATGGGCTATCTGATGCTGGGACTGCTTTTCCCGTCCGCGACCGGCATTCTGCCGCTGTTCATCAAAATGCGCGATCTGGGGATGCTCGACAGCCACTGGGGCATCATTATCGTCCAGGTCGCGTTCAGCGTGTCCTTTGCCGTTCTGCTGTTCCATAACTTCTTCAAGGAGCTGCCGAAGGAACTGGTCGATGCAGCGCGCATGGATAATTGCGGTTATATCCGTATCTATTGGTACGTCACCTTGCCGTTGTGCCTGCCGATCATTGCAACGGTCGGCGTCTTCAATTTCGTCGGCAGTTGGAACAGCTTCCTCCTGCCTCTTATCGTGCTGAATTCGGAGGCCAAATACACCTGGCCGCTCGGCATCATGCAGTTCCAGGGACAATATGGCTCGGATTGGCCGCGCATCCTGGCCTATCTGACCCTGTCGATCCTGCCTGCCATTGCATTCTTTCTTGCGGCGCAACGCTTCGTCATCTCCGGCCTCACCGGTGGTGCGGTCAAGGGGTGA
- a CDS encoding carbohydrate ABC transporter permease, translating to MTSIVTGASAGSALSGRRRRLAERKSLVPLLLFLPPAVLLFTVFVALPMVDAATFSFFKWNGYGPITDFVGFKNYEDVLTHRNFGTAVRNSLIAVAVSLAIQLPLAMWCAIALSERGVSINVMRTIFFLPFMLAEVAAGLIWKFVYDGNYGLLPAIGGAIGVEMPFVLGDRTWVIPAIMLVITWKYFGFHMMIYIAGLQSIPGEVIEAARLDGVKKWQIVRHIQIPMVRSALVISVFFSITGALQLFDLIIPLSNGGPSHSSHTIVTFLYQFGILRMNLGFGGAVSVLLFIACVVVALAYRRILFRVEHN from the coding sequence ATGACATCTATCGTCACCGGAGCCAGTGCTGGCTCTGCCTTGAGCGGTCGACGGCGGCGACTCGCCGAGCGCAAGAGCCTGGTGCCGCTGCTCCTGTTCCTGCCGCCGGCGGTGCTGCTGTTCACAGTCTTCGTCGCTCTGCCCATGGTGGACGCAGCTACGTTTTCCTTCTTCAAATGGAACGGCTACGGCCCAATCACCGACTTTGTCGGCTTCAAAAATTACGAGGACGTGCTGACGCACCGAAATTTCGGTACGGCCGTTCGCAACAGCCTCATCGCGGTTGCTGTCTCCCTCGCCATCCAATTGCCCCTCGCCATGTGGTGCGCCATCGCCTTGTCCGAGCGCGGTGTGAGCATCAATGTCATGCGCACGATCTTCTTCCTTCCGTTCATGCTCGCGGAAGTCGCAGCCGGCCTGATCTGGAAGTTTGTTTATGACGGCAATTATGGCCTGCTACCGGCCATCGGCGGGGCGATAGGCGTCGAGATGCCTTTCGTGCTCGGCGACCGCACCTGGGTGATCCCTGCGATCATGCTGGTCATCACCTGGAAATATTTCGGCTTCCACATGATGATCTATATCGCCGGCCTTCAATCCATTCCCGGCGAGGTTATCGAGGCCGCGCGGCTGGACGGTGTCAAGAAATGGCAGATCGTGCGCCATATCCAGATCCCCATGGTCCGGTCGGCGCTGGTCATTTCAGTGTTCTTCTCCATAACGGGCGCCTTGCAGCTCTTTGATCTGATCATCCCGTTGTCCAATGGCGGCCCATCGCACTCCAGCCACACCATCGTCACCTTCCTCTATCAGTTCGGCATCCTGCGCATGAACCTGGGTTTCGGAGGTGCGGTCAGCGTTCTGCTGTTCATCGCCTGCGTGGTCGTGGCGCTGGCCTATCGTCGCATTCTCTTTCGGGTGGAGCACAATTGA